tttttttaaaaaaaaaacatgatatgGGGTTAAAAATGGGATTGCAGACAGGCATCAGCCTTAAGGCAATATGTTAAATGCTAGTTCTTGTAGATGAGCAATGAGGGCCACCTAACTTTAATATGCTTTGAAAGTTTTGTGGCATATATTATGACCAAGCTGATATGGGTCTCTAGTTTAGCCGTTTGTCTGACCTCTCGGATGATAATTGATCAGATGCTTACACATGAGCTCTTGGAATCTTATTGCTTATTGCAATAAGATTCTTTTTATAAGTGATCCATTACTTGGTCTACAAAGATTTTCTGATTGTTATCCTTTAAACTGGTATCTGGTAACTGGTTTATTTGTACAGAACAAGTTATGTTTAGCTTATGCAATTAAGACTTGATACATTTTCAGTTATATATCTCCTCTTCATTTGTAAATATTGTTTCATGTCAGGAGCATGGTGGTAATCTCAATGAAGCAGTCAATGCACATTTTACTGAAGGAGACAGAAATCTAACGACCGGGTATACTTTCTTTTCCATTTGTAAGCAAGTGATCATTGGGAAATGCAACTCGTAGTGTTATTAATGTTTGCATGCTAAATCTGTATTTTTAAgtgtttgatattttttgttattcttcCATGGCCAGTTCTCACAACAGCTCTGCTGTATTTCCTCAAGATGATTTCATGGATATAGATGACGAACATGATGCAGAAATTCCCAGAAGAATTCCACCACTACTTCCAGCTTCTGCAGCAAATGTCAATCCGTTTTCTCTTCTTGATCCAACAATTGGGAGAGGTATATTTGGTACTCGTTTCGATTCAACAGTCGAGGCACCATTTGTTACACATCCAAGAGAGGTAAGGGAGATTCCTATAGAGGTTAAGGATGGTAGTCAATCCACTCCTCAAGCTGGTCATGTTCCATCCATTGAAGATGTCACTGGAAATGTTGATGCCCATGGTCCAGATATCCATGGGACTGTCAtaattgatgatgaagatgacgAAAATATTCCACCTGCCCAGATTGCACATCAAGATGAGCAAACACACAAGATCTTGGCTGACACTTCACTCAATAGCAGTGCTAGACCTAGTGCTCCTGAATCTGAGAATTTGCCAGATTATAGCAATGacatagaagaagaaatgatTCGTGCAGCCATTGAGGCTTCTAAACGGGAGGCTGAGGAAAATTATAGAAATCACAAACTTGGCAGACAAATTGTATGAGTATTTCTTGATGGATTTTCCTATGCTTCTTTACACATAATGCTtgtattagtatttatttttccaCTTGGTGCAGGACTTAAGTGAATCAGGATCACAGCCAAGACAATCTTATTTGGAGGATCCTGAGCTTGCCCATGCAGTTTCATTGTCCCTGAAGGTATCCCTctaatttgtattttcttattCCTTTACATAATCATCTTGAGGAAATTCACCAGTGTGTTATCACCAGGATTGACCGATAGACCAGAGCTTTGACtttgacttttcttttttttatattgtaaatttCAAACCTGGATTGCTTCTAACATGAAATGAGTCCAGACAGCTGAGCAAGAAAAAGCATTGCAAGTACAGGGGGGAGATTCTGGATCGCCAACAGCAGGGCCATCTAAGTCATCAGAGGCTGGACTAGGGGAAATGACATCAAATGGAAGGTacattatctctttctttttgctaCTTGTGCATCTGTATGTATCTGTTGTACTCTGCTGCATTGACTACTCTGAATTCAGCATTTTCCTTCAAGGTATTTTCTCTTGGATTGTTAAATCTGAAAGGGAAATTATGGTTATTCTAGATTGCAGGCAGGAAGCTTGTCATTTCATGATGAAGCTGAAGATGTAGAGGAGCAGCCACTGGTTAGGAATAGATCTAGACATACGTCTTCAGGATCCGCAGGATTGGACAAAGATGTTGAACTTGCTGAGGCTAGCACACTACCAAGCACAGCAACAGTGACTGCAACACAGGATACTAGTAATCCTCATCATAATGGAAATTCCTTCCCAGATGAGGTATAGGCCTTCACTTTATCCTTTTCAAAAAGGATTAAAACTCTGTTATTACTTGCCATGCCATCTCAAATTTTCCCTGCCTCCCAATTCCCAAtctttactaaaataaaattgcagtGGGGTGGCATTTCTTCAGAGGAGCATGATGAAGCAGTAATGCTAGAAGCTGCAATGTTTGGTGGAATTCCAGAAGGGACTGGGTATCGCTATGGTTATGCACCGCATGAGTTTATGCAAAATAGGGGTTTCAATCCCCGGCCCCAATATCGCCCTCCTTCACCATCACTGGCTGCTCAACGCTTGATAAGGGAACAACAGGTGTGACTTATTTTGTAAATACATCAGAGTTGTAGATCGTAAATGGTCTAATTGTAGCTATTGCTGTCTCTGTTTATTTATGCAGGATGATGAATATCTTGCATCGTTACAAGCAGACAGAGAAAAAGAATTGAAGGCCATGGAGGAAGCTGAGGCTGCTCGTGAAGAGGAAAGACGGATAGCAGAAGAATCTCGCAGGAAATTACAGGAAGAGCAGGTAGTGCGTTGTAACTGATTGCACCCCTTGCATAAATCCCTTCCACCTTGGTGCTGATTGGAGTCTATTACTAGTCTTCGCACTCTAGAAATGTCTTTATAGCTAAATTGCTAGTGTTGCAATTGATTTCCTTTATTAACTGTGTTTGGAAGTCCATTAGATCCACGTTGAACAGAAGTTTTACACTTTCCAATGCACAAATTGAGAAGCAAGGTGCGTGTTGGATTGACGTTGACCGTGGATTTGGTTCAACCTAATTGAtatccaaacacacactaagTCGTTGACACCTATCCCTTTATAAGGCATTAGTTTTCAATATTGTGTCATCTAAAGAACTGATCACCTGATTATTTCCATTGAATTTGAAGAGAGAATGTCAGTTGAAATTATAGACACTTTACCCAGTTTTGGAAAGTTGAAAGTTTTCAGGTATTAA
This genomic interval from Glycine max cultivar Williams 82 chromosome 5, Glycine_max_v4.0, whole genome shotgun sequence contains the following:
- the LOC100784059 gene encoding plant UBX domain-containing protein 8; the encoded protein is MARPNQEAVETFVSITGLPEAVALQKLEEHGGNLNEAVNAHFTEGDRNLTTGSHNSSAVFPQDDFMDIDDEHDAEIPRRIPPLLPASAANVNPFSLLDPTIGRGIFGTRFDSTVEAPFVTHPREVREIPIEVKDGSQSTPQAGHVPSIEDVTGNVDAHGPDIHGTVIIDDEDDENIPPAQIAHQDEQTHKILADTSLNSSARPSAPESENLPDYSNDIEEEMIRAAIEASKREAEENYRNHKLGRQIDLSESGSQPRQSYLEDPELAHAVSLSLKTAEQEKALQVQGGDSGSPTAGPSKSSEAGLGEMTSNGRLQAGSLSFHDEAEDVEEQPLVRNRSRHTSSGSAGLDKDVELAEASTLPSTATVTATQDTSNPHHNGNSFPDEWGGISSEEHDEAVMLEAAMFGGIPEGTGYRYGYAPHEFMQNRGFNPRPQYRPPSPSLAAQRLIREQQDDEYLASLQADREKELKAMEEAEAAREEERRIAEESRRKLQEEQELETKLAAKEVSLPPEPSSDDDNAVNLMVKMPDGNRRGRRFLRSDRLQSLFDYIDIGRVVKPGNYRLVRPYPRRAFSDGESAATLDELGLTNKQEALFLELI